One Loxodonta africana isolate mLoxAfr1 chromosome 6, mLoxAfr1.hap2, whole genome shotgun sequence DNA window includes the following coding sequences:
- the LOC100659747 gene encoding UDP-glucuronosyltransferase 1A3-like codes for MAAGLWVALSALRVLFLLLCVEPWAEGGKVLVVPMEGSHWLSMRKAVQELQARGHQTVVLAPEVNMHIKGEDFFTLKTYAIPYTQEEFEDIFLRQSHLIFESEHFLKTFLKTIIILQNVSAFYQRSCASLLYNKDLIRYLNDSSFDVVLTDPVHPCGTVLAEYLSVPAVYFLRSIPCELDFEGTQCPNPSSYIPRLLTRNSDHMTFLQRVKNVLYPLALQYICSTSFAPFASLASELFQREVSVVDIFSYGSVWLFRGDFVMDYPRPIMPNMVFIGGVNCANRKPLSQVCIDPLTQAVFQM; via the coding sequence ATGGCTGCTGGACTCTGGGTTGCCCTGTCTGCACTCAGGGTGCTGTTTCTCTTGCTGTGTGTTGAGCCCTGGGCTGAGGGTGGGAAGGTGCTGGTGGTGCCCATGGAGGGCAGCCACTGGCTCAGCATGAGAAAGGCTGTGCAGGAGCTCCAAGCCAGGGGGCACCAGACAGTTGTCCTCGCACCTGAGGTGAATATGCACATCAAAGGAGAAGACTTCTTCACCCTGAAAACCTACGCCATTCCGTACACCCAGGAGGAATTTGAAGACATCTTCCTGCGCCAGAGTCACTTGATTTTTGAAAGTGAACATTTCCTGAAGACATTTCTTAAAACAATCATCATTTTGCAAAATGTGTCTGCATTCTATCAAAGGTCTTGTGCAAGTCTTTTGTATAACAAGGATCTGATCAGGTATCTGAATGATAGTTCCTTTGATGTGGTTTTAACTGACCCTGTTCATCCTTGTGGGACAGTGCTGGCTGAGTACCTGTCAGTTCCTGCTGTGTATTTTTTGCGTAGCATTCCATGTGAATTGGATTTTGAGGGCACACAATGCCCAAATCCATCTTCATATATTCCTAGGTTGTTAACAAGGAATTCAGACCACATGACATTTCTGCAAAGGGTCAAGAATGTGCTCTACCCTCTGGCCCTGCAGTACATTTGCAGCACTTCTTTTGCTCCTTTTGCAAGCCTTGCTTCTGAGCTCTTTCAGAGAGAGGTGTCCGTGGTGGATATTTTCAGCTATGGATCTGTGTGGCTGTTCAGAGGAGACTTCGTGATGGACTACCCCAGGCCAATCATGCCCAACATGGTCTTCATTGGAGGCGTAAACTGTGCCAACAGAAAGCCACTCTCTCAGGTTTGTATTGATCCCCTTACTCAAGCAGTGTTCCAGAtgtaa